A genome region from Sphingobium sp. WTD-1 includes the following:
- a CDS encoding peroxiredoxin translates to MTIAKGDRLPSTTFTKMTENGPEQVVSDEYFAGRTVALFSVPGAFTPTCSAKHLPGFIEKADALKGKGVDEIACTAVNDAFVMGAWGKSAGADDKVTMLADGNGSFAQAVGLTMDGSKFGLGERGQRFSMIVKDGVVEELNVEAPGDFKVSSADFMLEQL, encoded by the coding sequence ATGACCATCGCCAAGGGTGATCGCCTTCCCAGCACGACCTTCACGAAGATGACCGAAAACGGCCCCGAGCAGGTTGTTTCGGACGAATATTTCGCAGGCCGCACCGTTGCCCTCTTCTCGGTGCCCGGCGCCTTCACGCCGACCTGCTCGGCCAAGCATCTGCCCGGCTTCATCGAAAAGGCCGACGCCCTCAAGGGCAAGGGCGTCGATGAAATCGCCTGCACCGCCGTCAACGACGCCTTCGTCATGGGTGCATGGGGCAAGTCGGCCGGCGCCGATGACAAGGTGACCATGCTGGCCGACGGCAATGGCAGCTTCGCGCAGGCCGTGGGCCTGACGATGGACGGCAGCAAGTTTGGCCTGGGCGAGCGCGGCCAGCGCTTCTCGATGATCGTCAAGGACGGCGTCGTAGAGGAACTGAACGTCGAAGCACCGGGCGACTTCAAGGTCTCCTCGGCCGACTTCATGCTCGAACAGCTCTGA
- a CDS encoding methyltransferase domain-containing protein, giving the protein MSSLTLPPLPDRWFHSFAFPDGEQVQGIKPLQPLRAEADLIFNEPMAGKRVLDIGAWDGFFSFEAERRGAKEVLATDHFCWSGEGWGDKRGFNHAHARFDSGVRSLDLDVAQHRAEELGQFDIVLLLGVLYHVTDPYRVLEAAAAMSSDHLVIETVTALRHEPVPAMRLFTELELDRDSTNFWAPNILALREMCRRFGYTRFQVLPETLDNLGWRRWAMPFRRKDRYRRAIFHAWR; this is encoded by the coding sequence ATGTCGTCTTTGACGCTGCCCCCCCTCCCCGATCGCTGGTTTCATTCCTTCGCCTTTCCTGACGGTGAACAGGTTCAGGGCATCAAGCCGCTGCAGCCGCTGCGTGCTGAAGCAGACCTGATCTTCAACGAACCGATGGCGGGCAAGCGTGTCCTCGACATCGGTGCCTGGGATGGTTTCTTTTCGTTCGAAGCAGAGCGGCGCGGCGCCAAAGAAGTGCTGGCCACTGACCATTTCTGCTGGTCTGGCGAAGGCTGGGGCGACAAGCGCGGCTTCAACCACGCCCACGCCCGCTTCGACTCTGGCGTTCGCTCACTCGACCTCGACGTCGCGCAACATAGGGCCGAAGAACTCGGCCAGTTCGACATCGTGCTATTGCTGGGCGTGCTTTATCATGTCACCGACCCTTATCGCGTACTCGAAGCGGCAGCGGCGATGAGCAGCGATCATCTGGTGATCGAGACGGTGACGGCGCTGCGCCATGAGCCGGTTCCCGCTATGCGCCTGTTCACCGAACTGGAACTGGATCGCGATTCGACCAATTTCTGGGCACCCAACATTCTGGCACTGCGCGAGATGTGTCGCCGCTTTGGTTATACCCGTTTCCAGGTACTGCCCGAAACGCTGGACAATCTGGGCTGGCGCCGTTGGGCGATGCCTTTCCGTCGCAAGGATCGCTATCGCCGGGCGATCTTCCACGCCTGGCGCTGA
- a CDS encoding alpha/beta fold hydrolase has product MTDLQIERHDIKGLGGLPIAVHVVGQGRDLVLIHGYFSNAWTNWIRYGHAAKLVEAGFRLIMPDLRGHGESGKPHDAADYPADALTDDNLALVEQMGLTDYDLGGYSLGARTTVRMLARGATPRRVILAGMGLRGLTKTLDKGGYYKKVLTNLGTFERGTSEWMTEAFLKTTKGDPVAMLHILNTFVDTDEATIAGFQQPTEVICGADDQDNGIAQELVDALPNGRYVEIPGNHMNAVTRKELGQAMVDFLTA; this is encoded by the coding sequence ATGACCGACCTGCAGATCGAACGCCATGATATCAAGGGGCTGGGCGGCCTGCCGATCGCGGTGCACGTCGTGGGACAGGGACGCGACCTGGTGCTCATCCATGGTTATTTCTCCAATGCCTGGACCAACTGGATCCGTTACGGCCATGCCGCCAAGCTGGTGGAGGCGGGTTTCCGCCTGATCATGCCGGACCTGCGCGGTCATGGCGAAAGCGGCAAGCCGCATGATGCAGCGGACTATCCGGCCGATGCGCTGACCGACGACAATCTGGCGCTGGTCGAGCAGATGGGGCTGACCGATTATGACCTCGGCGGCTATTCGCTGGGCGCCCGCACGACCGTGCGGATGCTGGCCCGTGGTGCGACCCCGCGGCGGGTGATCCTGGCCGGCATGGGCCTGCGCGGCCTGACCAAGACACTCGACAAGGGCGGCTATTACAAGAAGGTGCTGACCAATCTCGGCACGTTCGAGCGCGGCACGTCGGAATGGATGACCGAGGCGTTCCTCAAGACCACCAAGGGCGATCCGGTGGCGATGCTGCACATCCTCAACACCTTCGTCGATACCGACGAGGCGACGATTGCCGGCTTCCAGCAGCCGACCGAAGTGATCTGCGGCGCCGACGACCAGGATAATGGTATTGCACAGGAACTGGTCGATGCACTGCCCAACGGTCGCTATGTCGAGATACCGGGTAATCATATGAACGCCGTAACCCGCAAGGAGCTGGGGCAGGCGATGGTCGATTTCCTGACCGCTTGA
- a CDS encoding GGDEF domain-containing protein, translating to MSAPAVILSLLFGTALVMTIAMAVSWLHFGRQKHVLTWTASYAVAILQWIANAGGYFLQSRLLFIVTGIGLIISASLLAIGIRQRSGRPLQLLAFALPAILVSLAMAIAIGPVGSQIMQGMIIPAYVGLLMAVSALSLWPRNRPFTPPEFAFFLVLLAFAIGQLALATSAALIRGPDEGKELYRAILGLFMPTVYVGTAVAAVLVVAGDLAQQLRQKMMHDPLTNVLNRRGIAEAAERAIANARRQGRPVSLVICDLDGFKGLNDGYGHMAGDAALRGFAHLLTNAVRRGDVVGRLGGDEFGLLMVDTGAEVAADAMERVRAEISCLRLGEAPQALLHASFGVTDLRPDDRELDDLVARADAALYAAKREGKNRVTVSRAAA from the coding sequence ATGAGCGCGCCGGCCGTTATCCTTTCTCTCCTTTTCGGTACTGCCCTGGTGATGACAATCGCCATGGCTGTCTCTTGGCTGCATTTCGGTCGTCAGAAGCATGTGCTGACTTGGACAGCCTCCTATGCGGTTGCCATACTTCAGTGGATTGCCAACGCGGGCGGCTATTTCCTGCAAAGCCGGCTGCTGTTCATTGTGACCGGTATCGGCCTGATCATCAGTGCATCCTTGTTAGCGATCGGCATCCGCCAGCGCTCGGGCCGGCCTTTGCAACTGCTCGCTTTCGCCTTGCCCGCAATTCTGGTGAGCCTGGCGATGGCCATTGCGATCGGACCGGTGGGCAGCCAGATCATGCAGGGGATGATCATACCGGCCTATGTCGGCCTGCTGATGGCGGTCAGTGCCCTGTCGCTGTGGCCCCGCAATCGGCCCTTCACACCGCCAGAGTTCGCCTTTTTCCTGGTGCTGCTCGCCTTTGCTATCGGCCAACTGGCGCTTGCCACCTCCGCCGCCCTGATCCGCGGCCCCGACGAAGGCAAGGAGCTTTATCGCGCAATTTTGGGCCTGTTCATGCCGACCGTCTATGTCGGCACGGCGGTTGCGGCCGTATTGGTGGTTGCGGGCGACCTGGCCCAGCAATTGCGACAGAAGATGATGCACGACCCGCTGACCAATGTGCTCAATCGTCGGGGTATCGCGGAGGCAGCAGAGCGGGCGATCGCCAACGCCCGCCGTCAGGGGCGTCCTGTCTCGCTGGTCATTTGTGATCTGGATGGCTTCAAGGGGCTGAATGATGGCTATGGTCATATGGCGGGCGACGCGGCGCTGCGCGGCTTTGCTCATTTGCTGACCAATGCGGTGCGGCGTGGCGATGTGGTCGGTCGCCTGGGTGGCGACGAGTTCGGCCTGCTGATGGTGGACACTGGCGCAGAGGTCGCGGCCGATGCGATGGAGCGCGTCCGGGCCGAAATCAGCTGCCTGCGCCTTGGCGAGGCGCCGCAAGCGCTGTTGCATGCCAGCTTTGGCGTTACCGATTTGCGGCCGGATGATCGCGAACTGGACGATCTGGTCGCGCGGGCGGATGCGGCGCTCTATGCCGCAAAGCGCGAAGGCAAGAACCGGGTCACGGTATCCCGCGCCGCCGCCTGA
- a CDS encoding DUF2238 domain-containing protein, with product MISGAVAAWNALPVAQRRMIATLLVAIGLANVAQPFPDLAPLQHGPTLLLAFAAPWLLRRWPLSTGSAGCIWLFLLLHTFGARWIYTYVPYDDWARMLSGHDISSLFGLQRNAYDRLVHFAFGALLTAPFAEIARRNGSLRHGWSLAFAFAAIGLGSALYEIFEWLLTVIAAGETADYYNGQQGDVWDPQKDMAAAQIGSALVLIALLRGRGGDPIGETPSPEGPAQ from the coding sequence ATGATCTCCGGCGCTGTCGCGGCATGGAACGCCCTTCCTGTCGCACAGCGTCGGATGATCGCCACCTTGCTGGTGGCGATCGGGCTGGCCAATGTCGCGCAGCCCTTTCCCGATCTCGCGCCGTTGCAGCATGGGCCGACACTGCTGCTGGCGTTTGCCGCGCCTTGGCTGCTGCGGCGCTGGCCGCTCTCGACCGGATCGGCTGGCTGCATCTGGCTGTTCCTGCTGCTTCACACCTTCGGTGCGCGCTGGATCTATACCTATGTCCCCTATGACGATTGGGCACGGATGCTCAGCGGTCATGATATTTCCAGTCTCTTCGGCCTGCAGCGCAATGCCTATGACAGGCTCGTCCATTTTGCCTTCGGTGCGTTGCTGACGGCGCCGTTTGCAGAGATTGCGCGACGCAATGGCAGCCTGCGCCATGGCTGGAGCCTGGCCTTCGCCTTTGCTGCAATCGGCCTTGGCAGCGCACTTTACGAGATATTCGAATGGCTGCTGACAGTGATCGCCGCCGGCGAGACGGCGGACTATTATAACGGCCAGCAAGGCGATGTGTGGGATCCACAAAAGGACATGGCCGCCGCCCAGATCGGCAGCGCCCTGGTCCTGATCGCGCTCTTGCGCGGGCGCGGCGGAGATCCTATCGGCGAGACCCCAAGCCCCGAAGGACCAGCGCAATGA
- a CDS encoding M2 family metallopeptidase, whose translation MKIAISIAALAAALVASPVLAQQAPTTQQQTAAEAEAFLTKAEKALFDQSLISSRAAWINATYITDDTDALASYFGAIDTTMRVDYALEAAKFATAPGLTEETKRRLTLLRTALTLPAPTTPGASQELNDLATKLQSTYGKGKGTLNGQPINGSDIEEKMGTDRNPDELKEMWVSWHDNVGAPMRGDYAKLVTIANQGAKELGFADTGAMWRSKYDMPADDFAKLTDKIWAEVKPLYDELHCYTRTKLNEKYGDAVQAKTGPIRADLLGNMWAQEWGNIYDIVAPAGAGDLGYDITDLLTAKNYDPIKMVKTGEGFYSSLGFAPLPQTFWDRSQIIKPRDREVICHASAWDLDNKDDIRIKMCTKVNGDDFVTIHHELGHNYYQRAYNIQKPLYLDGANDGFHEAIGDFIALSITPDYLVKIGLLDPAKVPGTDKDLGLLLRQAMDKVAFLPFGLLIDKWRWGVFDGSIPESKYESAWTDLRRQYQGIVPPVARDEMKFDAGAKFHIPGNTPYTRYFLARVLQFQFYEAACRQSGWKGPLHRCSFYGNKAVGAKLDAMLQMGASKPWPDALQAFTGSREMSGKALVNYFAPLQGWLKEQNKGKSCGW comes from the coding sequence ATGAAAATCGCCATTTCGATCGCCGCACTTGCGGCTGCGCTTGTTGCATCGCCGGTGCTGGCGCAGCAGGCGCCGACCACGCAGCAGCAGACCGCGGCCGAGGCCGAAGCCTTCCTGACCAAGGCGGAGAAGGCGCTGTTCGACCAGTCGCTGATCAGCAGCCGGGCCGCCTGGATCAACGCAACCTACATCACCGACGACACCGACGCGCTCGCTTCCTATTTCGGCGCGATCGATACGACGATGCGGGTCGACTATGCCCTGGAGGCTGCCAAGTTCGCCACCGCGCCGGGCCTGACCGAGGAAACCAAGCGCCGGCTGACGCTGCTGCGCACCGCGCTGACCTTGCCCGCGCCGACCACGCCCGGCGCCTCGCAGGAACTGAACGATCTCGCGACAAAACTCCAGTCCACCTATGGCAAAGGCAAAGGCACGCTGAACGGCCAGCCGATCAACGGTAGCGATATCGAAGAGAAGATGGGCACGGACCGCAATCCGGACGAGCTCAAGGAAATGTGGGTCAGCTGGCACGACAATGTCGGCGCGCCGATGCGTGGCGACTATGCCAAGCTGGTGACGATCGCCAACCAGGGCGCCAAGGAACTGGGCTTTGCCGATACCGGTGCGATGTGGCGGTCAAAATATGACATGCCGGCTGACGACTTCGCCAAGCTGACCGACAAGATCTGGGCCGAGGTGAAGCCGCTCTATGACGAGCTGCATTGCTATACCCGGACCAAGCTCAACGAGAAATATGGCGATGCGGTCCAGGCCAAGACCGGGCCGATCCGCGCTGACCTTCTCGGCAATATGTGGGCACAGGAATGGGGCAATATCTATGACATCGTCGCGCCCGCTGGTGCCGGCGATCTGGGCTATGACATCACCGACCTGCTGACGGCCAAGAATTACGACCCGATCAAGATGGTGAAGACGGGCGAGGGCTTCTACAGCTCGCTCGGCTTCGCGCCGTTGCCCCAGACCTTCTGGGACCGTTCGCAGATTATCAAGCCGCGCGACCGCGAAGTGATCTGCCACGCTTCCGCCTGGGATCTGGATAACAAGGACGATATCCGCATCAAGATGTGTACCAAGGTGAATGGCGACGATTTCGTTACCATCCACCATGAGCTGGGCCATAATTATTACCAGCGCGCCTATAATATCCAGAAGCCGCTCTATCTCGACGGCGCCAATGACGGCTTCCATGAGGCGATCGGTGATTTCATCGCGCTGTCGATCACGCCCGACTATCTTGTGAAGATCGGCCTGCTCGATCCGGCCAAGGTGCCGGGCACCGACAAGGATCTGGGCCTGTTGCTGCGCCAGGCGATGGACAAGGTCGCGTTCCTGCCGTTCGGCCTGCTGATCGACAAGTGGCGCTGGGGCGTGTTCGACGGATCGATCCCGGAAAGCAAATATGAGTCGGCCTGGACCGACCTGCGCCGCCAATATCAGGGCATCGTTCCGCCGGTCGCGCGCGACGAGATGAAGTTCGATGCGGGCGCCAAATTCCATATCCCAGGGAATACGCCCTATACCCGTTATTTCCTGGCGCGTGTGTTGCAGTTCCAATTCTATGAAGCAGCCTGCCGTCAGTCCGGTTGGAAGGGTCCGCTCCACCGCTGTTCCTTCTATGGAAACAAGGCTGTAGGGGCAAAACTTGATGCCATGTTGCAGATGGGTGCATCCAAACCCTGGCCGGATGCGCTGCAAGCCTTCACCGGCAGTCGCGAGATGTCCGGCAAGGCGCTGGTCAACTATTTCGCGCCGTTGCAGGGCTGGCTCAAGGAGCAGAATAAAGGCAAGTCCTGCGGCTGGTAA
- a CDS encoding YqgE/AlgH family protein yields MTDPRFYGGRFLLALPGMEDERFDHSVIALCVHDEDGALGISLSEEVEGIGLRDLLQSFDIDGSAIPDQPVLKGGPVEPRRGFVLHSLDWAGQDMVQSGPDWGLSGSLDILKAIAEGRGPSRYLVALGYAGWGAGQLEQEMAGESWFLAEGDAALLFDTPAHRKWRAAYAAAGVDSAHLVSGGGSA; encoded by the coding sequence ATGACCGATCCGCGCTTTTATGGCGGCCGCTTCCTTCTGGCATTGCCGGGCATGGAGGATGAGCGCTTCGACCACTCCGTCATCGCTCTGTGCGTGCATGACGAAGATGGGGCGCTGGGCATTTCCCTGAGCGAGGAGGTAGAGGGGATCGGTTTGCGCGATCTGCTCCAGAGTTTCGATATCGACGGCTCGGCCATTCCCGACCAGCCGGTGCTGAAGGGCGGACCGGTGGAACCGCGACGGGGTTTCGTGCTGCATTCGCTCGACTGGGCCGGGCAGGATATGGTGCAGTCAGGACCGGACTGGGGGCTCTCCGGCTCGCTCGACATATTGAAGGCGATTGCCGAAGGGCGCGGCCCAAGCCGCTATCTTGTCGCGCTGGGCTATGCGGGCTGGGGCGCAGGCCAACTGGAACAGGAAATGGCCGGCGAAAGCTGGTTCCTGGCCGAAGGGGATGCAGCCCTGCTGTTCGACACACCTGCGCACCGCAAATGGCGCGCGGCCTATGCCGCTGCCGGGGTCGATTCGGCTCATCTGGTGAGTGGCGGCGGGTCGGCCTGA
- a CDS encoding aspartate-semialdehyde dehydrogenase, whose amino-acid sequence MGYKVVVVGATGNVGREMLTILAEREFPIDEIAAVASPRSQGTEIDFGDTGKTLKCKNIEHFDFTGWDIALFAAGSGPTAEYAPKAAAAGCVVIDNSSLYRMDPDVPLIVPEVNPDAIDGYVKKNIIANPNCSTAQMVVALKPLHDAAKIKRVVVATYQSVSGAGKEGMDELFEQSRNIFVGDPAEPKKFTKQIAFNVIPHIDVFLDDGSTKEEWKMVAETKKILDPKIKLTATCVRVPVFVGHSEAINIEFENEISAKEAQDILREAPGIMLVDKREDGGYITPIECVGDFATFISRVREDSTIENGINLWCVSDNLRKGAALNAVQIAELLGRRHLKKG is encoded by the coding sequence ATGGGTTATAAGGTCGTCGTCGTTGGTGCCACCGGTAATGTGGGCCGCGAGATGCTGACCATTCTCGCCGAACGCGAATTCCCGATTGACGAGATCGCGGCGGTTGCATCGCCCCGGTCGCAGGGCACCGAAATTGATTTCGGTGACACCGGCAAGACACTCAAATGCAAAAATATTGAACATTTCGACTTCACCGGCTGGGACATCGCCCTGTTCGCGGCCGGCTCCGGCCCGACCGCCGAATATGCGCCCAAGGCGGCGGCTGCCGGCTGCGTCGTGATCGACAATTCGTCGCTCTATCGCATGGACCCGGACGTGCCGCTGATCGTGCCCGAAGTGAACCCGGACGCGATCGATGGCTATGTGAAGAAGAACATCATCGCCAACCCCAACTGCTCGACCGCGCAGATGGTCGTGGCGCTCAAGCCCTTGCATGACGCCGCCAAGATCAAGCGCGTCGTCGTCGCCACCTACCAGTCGGTGTCGGGCGCCGGCAAGGAAGGCATGGACGAGCTGTTCGAGCAGTCGCGCAACATCTTCGTCGGTGATCCGGCCGAGCCGAAGAAGTTCACCAAGCAGATCGCCTTCAACGTGATCCCGCACATCGACGTCTTCCTGGACGATGGTTCGACCAAGGAAGAATGGAAGATGGTCGCGGAAACCAAGAAGATCCTCGATCCCAAGATCAAGCTGACCGCGACCTGCGTGCGCGTGCCGGTGTTCGTCGGCCATAGCGAAGCGATCAACATCGAGTTCGAGAATGAGATCTCGGCCAAGGAAGCGCAGGACATCCTGCGCGAAGCGCCGGGTATCATGCTGGTCGATAAGCGCGAGGACGGTGGCTACATCACGCCGATCGAATGCGTCGGCGATTTCGCGACCTTCATCAGCCGCGTGCGTGAGGATTCGACCATCGAGAACGGCATCAACCTGTGGTGCGTCAGCGACAATCTGCGCAAGGGCGCGGCGCTGAACGCAGTGCAGATCGCCGAACTGCTGGGCCGTCGCCACCTCAAGAAGGGCTGA
- a CDS encoding AMP nucleosidase → MTQSIGTAIVAQLDAIYQTSIENLREAMRAYARDGSIPPPEARADRRFCYPELRVTYQDDSQAPPPGRSFARLSKPGRYVTTVTRPAMFADYLAEQIDLLVRDYGVEVETGLSDQQIPFPYVLDGLDINALDGTPPTELARHFPATELAEIGDEIADGLFTPDAEGDRPLALFDGLRTDFSLARLKHYTGTPAEHVQRYILFTNYHRYVDEFVDWACKELQQPGSRFTALSGAGGVFVTPETADPAQMIADSAWRKHQMPAYHLIAPDRSGITLVNIGVGPSNAKTICDHLAVVRPEAWLMIGHCGGLRPSQRIGDYVLAHAYLRDDHVLDEMLPPEIPVPAIAEVQVAMASAAEAILGGGNPEDFKRRLRTGTVVTTDDRNWELRYSSSALRFSLSRAVGIDMESATIAAQGYRFRVPYGTLLCVSDKPIHGELKLPGQANRFYEEAIAGHLRVGLMACELLRQEGPKLHSRKLRAFNEPPFR, encoded by the coding sequence ATGACACAGAGCATCGGCACAGCGATCGTCGCGCAACTCGACGCCATCTATCAGACATCCATCGAAAATCTGCGGGAAGCCATGCGTGCCTATGCCCGCGACGGCAGCATCCCGCCGCCCGAGGCCAGGGCCGATCGGCGCTTCTGCTATCCCGAACTGCGGGTCACCTATCAGGATGACAGCCAGGCGCCGCCGCCGGGCCGTTCGTTCGCGCGCCTGTCGAAACCCGGCCGCTATGTGACCACGGTCACCCGGCCTGCCATGTTCGCCGATTATCTTGCCGAACAGATCGACCTTCTGGTCCGCGACTATGGCGTGGAGGTGGAAACCGGCCTGTCGGATCAGCAGATCCCCTTCCCCTATGTCCTGGACGGGCTCGACATCAACGCGCTCGACGGCACGCCGCCGACCGAACTGGCGCGCCACTTCCCGGCAACGGAACTGGCCGAGATCGGCGACGAGATCGCCGACGGATTGTTCACGCCCGATGCCGAAGGCGACCGTCCGCTGGCCCTGTTCGACGGGCTGCGCACCGATTTTTCGCTGGCGCGCCTGAAGCACTATACCGGCACGCCGGCCGAACATGTGCAACGCTATATCCTGTTCACCAACTATCATCGTTATGTCGACGAGTTCGTGGACTGGGCGTGCAAGGAACTGCAGCAGCCGGGCAGCCGCTTCACCGCGCTATCGGGTGCCGGCGGCGTCTTCGTGACGCCTGAAACGGCGGACCCGGCCCAGATGATCGCCGACAGCGCTTGGCGCAAGCATCAGATGCCAGCCTATCATCTGATCGCACCGGATCGCAGCGGCATCACGCTTGTCAACATCGGCGTCGGCCCATCCAACGCCAAGACGATCTGCGACCATCTGGCCGTCGTTCGCCCGGAAGCATGGCTGATGATCGGCCATTGCGGCGGCCTGCGGCCCAGCCAGCGGATCGGCGACTATGTGCTAGCCCACGCCTATCTGCGCGACGACCATGTCCTCGACGAAATGCTGCCGCCCGAAATCCCGGTGCCGGCGATCGCCGAAGTGCAGGTCGCGATGGCAAGCGCCGCCGAAGCAATATTGGGCGGAGGCAATCCTGAGGATTTCAAGCGCCGCCTGCGCACGGGCACAGTCGTCACCACCGACGATCGCAATTGGGAATTGCGCTATTCCAGCTCCGCCCTGCGCTTCAGCCTGTCCCGCGCGGTCGGCATCGACATGGAATCCGCCACGATCGCGGCGCAGGGTTATCGCTTCCGTGTCCCCTATGGCACGCTGCTCTGCGTGTCGGACAAGCCTATCCATGGCGAACTGAAGCTACCCGGCCAGGCCAACCGCTTCTATGAGGAAGCCATTGCCGGCCATCTGCGCGTCGGCCTGATGGCCTGCGAACTGTTGCGCCAGGAAGGGCCAAAGCTGCACAGCCGCAAGCTGCGCGCCTTCAACGAGCCGCCCTTCCGGTAA